A region of Natribaculum luteum DNA encodes the following proteins:
- a CDS encoding DUF7282 domain-containing protein: MNRVALVVTVVVATGMVSSAVVAPVLAAGAEESGLERRGGDAPLEAASGSAPMAAGSGQAAVRSTAGAGAQRQQSQHAQLQQEQEDAVEEGVDEGIEIVQSQGVEVTQEQRAAAIDGALESVSQHQEADVEQVQQATAGAVHGALVQDQQVDVEQVQAVVGGATDGALAQNQTANATQMQSATWGAAHGAIAQKQRATVDQLQVATRGAAAGATREAGENDVGKAGTIREAAQGAAYGVIEQYQNVTVEQRQQVTLEHVQSAAAGASAGALVGAVQEQRVDVEQVQRVTIKQVQQAAMGAARGALVQRQEVSVEQTQAAARGAGKGSLEQIQRVEIEQVQRISITQIQEASFGAAKGSISQSQEATVEQIQAAAEGSAGGVLVQRQEVSITQVQSAATGAAAGAVSSAVQNQVVDIEQIQAAARGAGQGAVTQVQIVSVVQVQVLAEGASAGALSQAQEATAEQIQAAASGTCLAVGEQIQTQEVSVTQLQEIAETTATDTATTAAEQDIEDADELVSVAAEDVEERLEEDEEEPADEPVDEADDEGEDEGDEEAPPEPEATLSVAGQTGDGTTLTVDEASASVDYYLAVSYDDETATSDDFDADETAENATLELEPPLEEDATVDVEVRAAEDDAVLASETIEYTVELEEPTPEATLSVADQTGNGTTLTVDEASASVDYYLTASYDDVTVETDSIEADEALENASIELEPPLEENATVDVEVRAAEDDAVLANETIEYAVELEEPTPVANVTFTDQTSNGTNVTVDSVEAPDGGFVAVYDADALEVGDVDDLTVDDLEPESVIGVSDALEAGETENVTVDLFDVPGLEFDEESLEEGEHTLLAVAHRDTDEDESFGYAETDGDADEPYLEDDETAVADDAVVTVEPAEPETPDEPVEADGDEAEPAEPEVEFLNCTAVEISGEVDAIEYTQQFYATDGLDEETATPQVPWEQLADGNGTTIVRIGPEERAFEDDDTRVVQIEDRGAYPAENDRSSILASIALADDQGEFEQAIDNPDAEDCLEDVRPIRPELTVEETTPTDDGIDVTFGYENPNENPIVAQSAFVEGTTADEPPEELASGTSTFTVEWTPESDDERLVWEVDLSSHGYDEPATVATPTAGEVAPLEGQESPDSENQSNGVAG; this comes from the coding sequence ATGAATCGCGTCGCACTCGTAGTGACAGTCGTCGTCGCGACGGGCATGGTCTCGAGTGCCGTCGTCGCTCCCGTGCTCGCAGCAGGGGCCGAGGAGTCCGGACTCGAGCGCCGTGGCGGCGACGCGCCACTCGAGGCGGCAAGCGGGTCGGCACCGATGGCAGCAGGAAGCGGACAGGCGGCGGTCCGGTCGACGGCTGGGGCGGGCGCACAACGACAGCAGTCACAGCATGCACAGCTACAGCAAGAACAGGAAGACGCCGTCGAGGAAGGCGTCGACGAGGGGATCGAGATCGTCCAGTCACAGGGCGTCGAGGTGACCCAGGAGCAGCGAGCGGCGGCGATCGACGGGGCGCTCGAGTCGGTCTCCCAGCACCAGGAGGCCGACGTCGAGCAGGTCCAGCAGGCGACGGCTGGCGCGGTCCACGGCGCGCTGGTCCAGGACCAGCAGGTCGACGTCGAGCAGGTGCAGGCGGTCGTCGGCGGTGCGACCGACGGCGCACTCGCGCAGAACCAGACGGCCAACGCGACCCAGATGCAGAGTGCGACCTGGGGTGCCGCTCACGGCGCGATCGCACAGAAACAGCGGGCGACGGTCGACCAGCTACAGGTCGCGACGCGAGGCGCTGCGGCGGGAGCCACACGCGAAGCCGGCGAGAACGACGTCGGGAAGGCCGGCACGATCCGGGAGGCCGCACAGGGCGCGGCCTACGGCGTCATCGAGCAGTACCAGAACGTCACGGTCGAACAGCGCCAGCAGGTCACGCTCGAGCACGTCCAGTCGGCCGCAGCGGGCGCGTCGGCGGGCGCGCTCGTGGGGGCCGTCCAGGAACAGCGCGTCGACGTCGAGCAAGTCCAGCGGGTGACGATCAAGCAGGTCCAGCAGGCTGCGATGGGTGCCGCTCGCGGCGCGCTCGTCCAGCGCCAGGAGGTGAGCGTCGAGCAGACGCAGGCGGCCGCACGCGGTGCCGGCAAGGGCTCGCTCGAGCAGATCCAGCGCGTCGAAATCGAACAGGTACAGCGAATTTCGATCACGCAGATCCAGGAAGCGTCGTTCGGGGCGGCGAAGGGGTCGATCTCCCAGAGCCAGGAGGCGACGGTCGAGCAGATCCAGGCGGCAGCCGAGGGGAGCGCCGGTGGCGTCCTCGTCCAGCGCCAGGAGGTGTCGATCACGCAGGTCCAGTCCGCCGCAACGGGTGCCGCGGCAGGAGCGGTCTCGTCGGCGGTCCAGAACCAGGTGGTCGACATCGAGCAGATCCAGGCGGCGGCCCGCGGTGCTGGCCAGGGTGCCGTCACCCAGGTCCAGATCGTCAGCGTCGTTCAGGTGCAGGTCCTCGCCGAGGGTGCGTCGGCGGGCGCGCTCTCGCAGGCCCAGGAGGCGACGGCCGAACAGATTCAGGCGGCGGCGAGCGGGACCTGTCTCGCCGTCGGCGAACAGATCCAGACCCAGGAGGTGAGCGTGACGCAACTACAGGAGATCGCCGAGACGACAGCCACGGACACCGCCACTACCGCCGCCGAGCAGGACATCGAAGACGCGGACGAACTCGTCTCGGTCGCCGCCGAAGACGTCGAGGAGCGTCTCGAGGAGGACGAGGAAGAACCTGCAGACGAACCGGTCGACGAAGCGGACGACGAAGGAGAAGACGAAGGAGACGAGGAGGCACCACCAGAACCCGAAGCGACGCTCTCCGTCGCCGGCCAGACGGGCGACGGGACGACGCTCACGGTCGACGAGGCGAGCGCCTCCGTCGACTACTACCTCGCCGTGAGCTACGACGACGAGACAGCAACGAGCGACGACTTCGACGCGGACGAGACCGCCGAGAACGCCACGCTCGAGTTGGAGCCACCGCTCGAGGAGGACGCGACCGTCGACGTCGAGGTCCGCGCCGCCGAGGACGACGCGGTGCTCGCAAGCGAGACGATCGAGTACACGGTCGAACTCGAGGAGCCGACGCCCGAAGCGACGCTCTCCGTCGCCGATCAGACGGGTAACGGAACGACGCTCACCGTCGACGAGGCGAGTGCCTCCGTCGACTACTACCTCACCGCGAGCTACGACGACGTGACCGTCGAGACCGACTCGATCGAGGCGGACGAGGCCCTCGAGAACGCCTCGATCGAGCTAGAGCCACCACTCGAGGAGAACGCGACCGTCGACGTCGAAGTTCGCGCCGCCGAGGACGACGCGGTACTCGCGAACGAGACGATCGAGTACGCGGTCGAACTCGAGGAGCCGACGCCGGTGGCGAACGTCACGTTCACGGACCAGACGTCGAACGGGACGAACGTCACCGTCGACTCGGTCGAGGCTCCCGACGGCGGCTTCGTCGCGGTCTACGACGCGGACGCGCTCGAGGTTGGAGACGTCGACGACCTGACCGTCGACGACCTCGAGCCCGAGAGCGTGATCGGCGTCTCCGACGCCCTCGAGGCCGGCGAGACCGAGAACGTGACCGTCGACCTCTTCGACGTGCCCGGCCTCGAGTTCGACGAGGAGTCGCTCGAGGAAGGAGAGCACACGCTGCTGGCGGTCGCCCACCGCGACACCGACGAGGACGAGTCGTTCGGCTACGCCGAAACCGATGGCGACGCAGACGAACCGTATCTCGAGGACGACGAGACGGCGGTCGCTGACGACGCGGTGGTCACCGTCGAACCGGCCGAACCCGAAACGCCGGACGAACCGGTCGAAGCCGACGGCGACGAGGCAGAACCGGCCGAACCAGAGGTCGAGTTCCTGAACTGTACGGCCGTCGAGATCAGCGGCGAGGTCGACGCAATCGAGTACACCCAGCAGTTCTACGCGACCGACGGCCTCGACGAGGAGACCGCGACGCCACAGGTTCCGTGGGAGCAGCTCGCCGACGGAAACGGAACGACGATCGTGCGGATCGGTCCCGAGGAGCGGGCGTTCGAAGACGACGACACGAGAGTCGTCCAGATCGAAGATCGGGGCGCGTACCCGGCCGAAAACGACCGCTCGTCGATCCTCGCGTCGATCGCCCTCGCAGACGACCAGGGCGAGTTCGAACAGGCGATCGACAACCCAGACGCCGAGGACTGTCTCGAGGACGTGCGACCGATCCGGCCGGAACTGACCGTCGAGGAGACGACGCCGACCGACGACGGCATCGACGTCACCTTCGGCTACGAGAACCCGAACGAGAACCCGATCGTCGCCCAGAGCGCGTTCGTCGAGGGGACGACCGCCGACGAACCGCCGGAAGAACTCGCGTCGGGTACGTCGACGTTCACCGTCGAGTGGACGCCCGAGAGCGACGACGAACGCCTCGTCTGGGAGGTCGACCTCTCGAGTCACGGCTACGACGAGCCGGCGACCGTCGCGACGCCGACCGCCGGCGAGGTCGCGCCACTCGAGGGGCAGGAGTCGCCAGACTCGGAGAATCAGAGCAACGGAGTTGCTGGCTAG
- a CDS encoding biotin transporter BioY, which translates to MATERNSVELVDADTVGLFARAALLAALMGAASYVSIPLPFSPVPVTLQVLVVYLAGLYLGPLWGGASVGLFLAAGAVGAPVFAEGKAGVGVLVGYTGGYLLGYLLGAVLVGLFVHRSLDRLRDPAETSLPVLVGSLVAALVLIYALGVVWFAHVQQVELAAAIGVAIVPFIPGDILKIVTAIAIAKRGVIDPV; encoded by the coding sequence ATGGCAACGGAACGTAATTCGGTCGAACTCGTCGATGCCGACACCGTGGGGTTGTTCGCCCGCGCGGCGCTGCTGGCGGCGTTGATGGGTGCAGCCTCGTACGTGTCGATTCCACTCCCGTTCTCACCCGTCCCGGTGACGCTGCAGGTGCTCGTCGTCTACCTCGCCGGGCTGTATCTCGGGCCACTCTGGGGCGGCGCGTCGGTCGGACTGTTCCTCGCTGCCGGCGCGGTCGGCGCACCGGTGTTCGCAGAGGGCAAAGCCGGAGTCGGCGTGCTGGTCGGATACACCGGTGGCTACCTCCTGGGGTACCTGCTCGGCGCAGTGCTGGTCGGGCTGTTCGTCCACCGCAGTCTCGACCGCCTCCGGGACCCCGCCGAGACGTCCCTGCCGGTGCTCGTCGGGAGCCTCGTCGCCGCGCTCGTGCTCATCTACGCACTCGGCGTCGTCTGGTTTGCGCACGTACAACAAGTCGAACTCGCGGCGGCGATCGGTGTCGCCATCGTCCCCTTCATCCCCGGCGATATCCTCAAAATCGTCACCGCGATCGCCATCGCCAAACGCGGCGTGATCGATCCGGTATGA
- a CDS encoding energy-coupling factor ABC transporter ATP-binding protein has product MIEFRSVSFAFDDVPVLEDVSLSIADGEFVVLAGANGSGKSTLLRHCNALLTPDEGEVLVDGVSAEADPVAARTSVGMVFQHPRDQFVAATIGADIAFGPENLGLERAEIDRRVASALDAVNLSGRETERIDALSGGEQSRVAIAGALAMEPTHLVLDEPFTGLDEPARQSVLERLEDLAADGTGVVVATHDLRDVLALADRVIAMADGRLVVDEPPENALEALESVSVRIPRSRSRC; this is encoded by the coding sequence ATGATCGAGTTCCGATCCGTCTCGTTCGCCTTCGACGACGTCCCCGTCCTCGAGGACGTCTCGCTGTCGATCGCCGACGGCGAGTTCGTCGTCCTCGCGGGTGCCAACGGGAGCGGCAAGAGCACGCTCCTGCGACACTGCAACGCTCTGCTGACGCCCGACGAGGGCGAGGTGCTCGTCGACGGCGTCTCCGCCGAGGCAGATCCCGTCGCCGCCCGGACGAGCGTCGGCATGGTGTTCCAGCACCCCCGAGACCAGTTCGTCGCGGCGACCATCGGTGCCGACATCGCCTTCGGCCCCGAGAACCTCGGTCTCGAGCGCGCGGAAATCGACCGCCGGGTGGCCTCCGCACTCGACGCCGTGAACCTGTCGGGACGGGAAACCGAGCGCATCGACGCGCTCTCTGGTGGCGAGCAGTCCCGCGTCGCGATCGCGGGCGCGCTCGCGATGGAACCGACCCACCTCGTCCTCGACGAACCGTTCACCGGCCTCGACGAACCCGCCCGGCAGTCCGTCCTCGAGCGACTCGAGGACCTCGCGGCCGACGGCACCGGCGTCGTCGTCGCGACCCACGACCTGCGCGACGTCCTCGCGCTCGCGGATCGCGTGATCGCCATGGCCGACGGTCGACTCGTCGTCGACGAGCCGCCCGAGAACGCACTCGAGGCACTCGAGTCGGTCAGCGTCCGCATCCCTCGCTCTCGCTCTCGATGCTGA
- a CDS encoding energy-coupling factor transporter transmembrane component T family protein, with protein MLTYEPDETVAHRLDPRSKLAVQMGFAVAALARISPRALLALSVVAAIALLVARVSLARALYAYRFALVVLAAAPVVSTVTLGSPWIDPAAAVTPALASYRVLLILLVSAAYVRSTPVRDSRAAIQQTIPGKAGQLLGTGVALVFRFLPVLLADVRTIREAVAARLGDERGPVERASRLGILGLSRAFARADRLSLALQARCFSWNPTLPALAFSRLDAPVLVIAAGLTVSPLL; from the coding sequence ATGCTGACCTACGAACCCGACGAGACGGTCGCCCACCGGCTCGATCCCCGATCCAAACTGGCCGTCCAGATGGGGTTCGCCGTCGCCGCGCTGGCGCGCATCTCGCCACGGGCGCTGCTCGCACTGTCCGTCGTCGCCGCGATCGCGTTGCTGGTCGCTCGCGTCTCGCTCGCGCGCGCGCTGTATGCCTACCGGTTTGCGCTCGTCGTCCTCGCGGCCGCGCCGGTCGTCTCCACGGTCACGCTCGGCTCGCCGTGGATCGACCCCGCGGCAGCCGTCACCCCCGCGCTGGCGAGCTACCGCGTGCTGTTGATCCTGCTCGTCAGCGCGGCGTACGTCCGCTCGACGCCAGTTCGCGACTCGCGGGCTGCCATCCAGCAGACGATCCCTGGAAAAGCGGGCCAGCTACTCGGCACCGGCGTCGCGCTCGTCTTCCGGTTCCTCCCGGTATTACTCGCAGACGTACGGACGATCCGCGAGGCAGTCGCTGCCCGACTCGGCGACGAACGCGGCCCGGTCGAGCGAGCCAGTCGGCTGGGAATCCTCGGCCTCTCGCGAGCGTTCGCTCGAGCGGATCGGCTCTCGCTGGCCCTGCAGGCGAGGTGTTTCTCGTGGAACCCGACACTCCCCGCACTGGCGTTCTCGCGGCTCGACGCACCGGTTCTCGTGATCGCGGCCGGGCTGACAGTGTCGCCGCTGCTGTGA
- a CDS encoding helix-turn-helix domain-containing protein, with product MSLIAEFELTNPILLDTRRTVPDIDVQVEDEQLSLDDLPKLVFWASGDTDDLEQFERLLPSDPTIEEYERLADLGGRRLYRISLTEAGRVGMTYSKAVELDITFLKIWGSGETLRYRAQVPSREALFAYRDVCRERNLSFRLVSLFQGEFSEADEFGVTARQREVLLHALEEGYFDVPRQTTLEELAEDLDVSDQALSAILRRGQANLLRHTLTTDAPT from the coding sequence ATGAGTCTCATCGCAGAGTTCGAACTGACCAATCCGATCCTCCTGGACACCAGACGCACCGTCCCCGACATCGACGTTCAGGTCGAGGATGAACAGCTCTCGCTGGACGATCTCCCGAAACTGGTGTTCTGGGCCAGTGGCGACACCGACGACCTGGAGCAGTTCGAGCGCCTGCTGCCGTCCGACCCGACCATCGAGGAGTACGAACGTCTCGCCGACCTCGGCGGGCGACGGCTCTACCGCATCTCGCTCACGGAGGCGGGGCGCGTCGGAATGACCTACTCGAAAGCGGTCGAACTCGACATCACCTTTCTCAAGATCTGGGGCTCGGGCGAAACCCTGCGGTACCGCGCTCAGGTCCCGTCACGAGAAGCGCTATTTGCCTACCGGGACGTGTGTCGGGAACGGAACCTCTCCTTTCGGCTCGTCAGCCTCTTCCAGGGCGAGTTCTCCGAGGCCGACGAGTTCGGCGTCACCGCCCGCCAGCGCGAAGTCCTCCTCCACGCCCTCGAGGAGGGCTACTTCGACGTTCCCCGGCAGACGACACTCGAAGAGCTCGCCGAGGATCTGGACGTGTCGGACCAGGCGCTCTCTGCGATCCTCCGCCGTGGGCAGGCGAACCTGCTCCGTCACACCCTCACCACCGACGCCCCTACTTAA
- a CDS encoding HalOD1 output domain-containing protein — MSVECNQVREKLENENGTETVHYRLEPGESLSEAVVEAVAAASGRSIFATDEDAEPLPPLYDVIDPDALNSLFKPGRESEQIDGCVSFTYCNHRVVVESSGSVLVSPAE; from the coding sequence ATGTCCGTAGAGTGCAACCAGGTACGAGAGAAGCTTGAAAACGAGAACGGAACCGAAACCGTCCACTACCGACTCGAACCGGGTGAGTCGCTGAGCGAAGCGGTCGTCGAAGCCGTCGCAGCGGCTTCGGGACGGAGCATCTTCGCGACCGACGAAGACGCAGAGCCGCTGCCGCCGCTGTACGACGTAATCGACCCGGACGCGCTCAACTCGCTTTTCAAACCAGGACGCGAGAGCGAGCAGATCGACGGCTGCGTCTCTTTCACCTACTGCAACCATCGGGTCGTCGTCGAGAGTTCCGGTTCCGTGCTGGTCAGCCCCGCCGAGTGA
- a CDS encoding class I SAM-dependent methyltransferase: MEVPCVRVPREEGERTRRELADADLIADEFEITVADGTLYIPVTDPEAVPDALEVVSREVPERETQTTPADRLGFEPSYERLGDVVIVDEEDDERSRTIADAIVESDLPVETVLNKASKVKGETRVRDWEVLAGEGTETVHREYGCEFALDLAEVYFSPRLATERHRVAEQVEEGERALDMFAGVGPFVIPFAKRGADCVGVDVNECAIEYLRENARRNGVEDRVTAIAADVREVAPEYEGWADRIVMNLPHSADEFLESAVTIADDECVLHYYDIQHEDDPFGPGERAIRAAAEPEYDVTVETRRTVRSYAPHELNVCLDVRLER; the protein is encoded by the coding sequence ATGGAAGTCCCGTGTGTCCGGGTCCCGCGCGAGGAGGGCGAGCGCACGCGCCGGGAACTCGCCGACGCGGACCTGATCGCCGACGAGTTCGAGATCACCGTCGCGGACGGTACGCTTTACATCCCCGTGACCGATCCCGAGGCGGTCCCGGACGCCCTCGAGGTCGTCTCTCGCGAGGTCCCGGAGCGCGAAACGCAGACCACGCCCGCCGACCGCCTGGGATTCGAGCCCTCCTACGAACGGCTGGGGGACGTCGTCATCGTCGACGAGGAGGACGACGAGCGCTCTCGAACGATCGCCGACGCCATCGTCGAGTCGGACCTGCCCGTCGAGACGGTGCTCAACAAGGCTTCGAAGGTCAAGGGTGAGACGCGGGTGCGCGACTGGGAGGTGCTCGCGGGCGAGGGAACCGAGACGGTCCACCGCGAGTACGGCTGCGAGTTCGCCCTCGACCTCGCCGAGGTGTACTTCTCGCCCCGACTGGCTACGGAACGCCACCGCGTAGCCGAGCAGGTGGAAGAGGGCGAGCGTGCGTTGGACATGTTCGCCGGCGTCGGTCCGTTCGTGATTCCCTTCGCGAAACGCGGGGCAGACTGCGTCGGCGTCGACGTCAACGAGTGCGCGATCGAGTATCTCCGGGAGAACGCCCGCCGCAACGGGGTCGAAGACCGCGTGACTGCAATCGCCGCGGACGTCCGGGAGGTCGCCCCCGAGTACGAGGGCTGGGCCGACCGGATCGTGATGAACCTCCCCCACAGCGCCGACGAGTTCCTCGAGTCCGCCGTCACGATCGCGGACGACGAGTGCGTCCTCCACTACTACGACATCCAGCACGAGGACGACCCCTTCGGTCCCGGCGAGCGAGCGATCCGCGCGGCCGCCGAACCCGAGTACGACGTGACCGTCGAGACCCGACGGACCGTCCGATCGTACGCGCCACACGAACTGAACGTCTGTCTCGACGTCCGACTCGAGCGGTGA